In Pedobacter heparinus DSM 2366, the following are encoded in one genomic region:
- a CDS encoding MarR family winged helix-turn-helix transcriptional regulator, with the protein MKQQETIDYFLKVVWQNVSNTYNQIASGFGITQAIGYVLINIDKEGTAVSQLAGLLGVKATSLSRMLNNMEDLGLIYRETAAGDKRSVKVYLTGLGYEKRHMAKGVVIAFNEYLNKNLSATEKNNLLVTLQKVNKLTLGYKVPEEVVQASGNEQD; encoded by the coding sequence ATGAAACAGCAGGAAACAATAGATTATTTTTTGAAAGTAGTTTGGCAAAATGTATCCAATACATACAACCAGATCGCTTCGGGCTTTGGCATTACGCAGGCCATAGGGTATGTGCTGATCAATATTGATAAGGAAGGTACGGCGGTTTCGCAGCTGGCCGGGCTGCTCGGGGTAAAGGCCACCAGTTTGTCAAGAATGCTAAACAATATGGAAGATTTGGGGTTAATATACAGGGAAACTGCTGCCGGAGACAAACGCTCCGTAAAAGTTTACCTGACCGGACTGGGTTATGAAAAAAGGCATATGGCCAAAGGTGTGGTAATCGCATTTAATGAATACCTGAACAAGAACCTCTCTGCAACGGAGAAAAATAACCTGCTGGTTACTTTGCAAAAGGTGAATAAGCTGACCCTGGGCTATAAAGTTCCTGAAGAAGTGGTTCAGGCTTCCGGGAACGAACAGGATTGA
- a CDS encoding 3-hydroxyacyl-CoA dehydrogenase/enoyl-CoA hydratase family protein, whose protein sequence is MMNKKINRVAVLGSGIMGSRIACHFANIGVEVLLLDIAAKEGDKNSIVNTALQTAVKTNPSPVYSKKVLTNIATGNFEDDMSKIAAYDWIIEVVVENLDIKKKVFEQVEQYRKPGTLVTSNTSGIPIHLMAEGRTDDFKANFCGTHFFNPPRYLRLLEIIPTPHTRPELVDFLMHYGDKFLGKTTVLCKDTPAFIANRVGVYSIMALLHLVEKMDLTVEEVDKFTGPALGRPKSATFRTTDVVGLDTMIKVAKGLYDNCPDDKAHELFKLPGYVEKMEANKWLGDKTGQGFYKKTKSAEGKTEILALDLKTMEYRPQEKVKSATLELTKPIEQVRDRMKVFAAGKDKAAELFRASFFGLFEYVSDRIPEISDELYRIDDAMRAGFGWELGPFEVWDAVGVAEAIEGMKKYGHEAAAWVHEMLAAGNTSFYRIEDGVRKYYDIPTKSYKAVPGAEAFIILDNLRASKVLWKNSGASIIDLGDGIINVEFHSKMNTIGGDTLQAINKAIDMAEKDYKGLVIGNDGANFSAGANVGMIFMMAVEQEWEELNMAIRLFQNTSMRIRYSSIPVVVAPHNLTLGGGCEFSLHADHVQLNAETYMGLVEFGVGVIPGGGGTKEFALRASDEYKDDQIVQNVLKDRFLTIGMAKVSTSAVEAFELGYLQKGKYAISMNRSRLIADAKAKAIELADAGYTQPVRRKDIKVLGKQGLGIVYAGANTMYSGHYISEHDKKISEKLGWVMCGGDLSSPTEVTEQYLLDLEREVFLSLCGERKTLERIQSIVTKGKPLRN, encoded by the coding sequence ATGATGAACAAAAAAATAAATAGAGTAGCGGTATTGGGCTCTGGTATTATGGGTTCGCGCATTGCCTGTCACTTTGCCAACATCGGCGTAGAAGTGCTGCTGCTTGATATTGCCGCAAAAGAAGGAGATAAGAACAGTATTGTAAATACAGCGCTGCAAACTGCAGTAAAAACCAACCCTTCTCCGGTTTATTCAAAAAAAGTTCTGACTAATATTGCGACCGGAAATTTTGAAGACGATATGTCTAAAATTGCCGCTTACGATTGGATCATAGAGGTTGTGGTAGAAAATCTTGACATCAAGAAAAAGGTGTTTGAACAGGTAGAACAGTACCGTAAGCCTGGCACACTGGTTACTTCAAATACATCAGGAATCCCCATTCATTTAATGGCCGAGGGCAGAACGGATGATTTTAAGGCCAACTTTTGCGGAACACACTTTTTTAATCCGCCCCGCTATTTAAGGTTACTGGAAATTATTCCTACTCCGCATACAAGACCTGAGCTGGTCGACTTTTTAATGCATTATGGTGATAAATTTTTGGGCAAGACTACCGTTTTGTGTAAAGATACACCGGCATTTATTGCCAATCGTGTAGGGGTTTATTCGATTATGGCCCTGCTGCACCTGGTAGAAAAAATGGACCTTACCGTAGAGGAGGTAGACAAGTTTACCGGACCTGCATTGGGTAGGCCAAAATCGGCTACTTTCCGCACTACCGATGTGGTTGGCCTGGATACCATGATCAAGGTAGCTAAAGGACTGTATGACAACTGCCCGGATGACAAGGCGCATGAGCTGTTTAAACTGCCGGGATATGTAGAAAAGATGGAAGCCAATAAATGGCTGGGCGATAAAACCGGACAGGGTTTTTACAAAAAAACAAAATCTGCCGAAGGCAAAACAGAAATACTGGCGCTTGACCTGAAAACGATGGAATACCGTCCACAGGAAAAAGTGAAATCGGCTACGCTGGAGCTGACCAAGCCAATTGAACAGGTACGCGACCGGATGAAGGTGTTTGCGGCAGGAAAAGATAAAGCAGCTGAATTGTTCAGGGCCTCGTTTTTTGGGCTGTTTGAATATGTATCGGACAGGATCCCTGAAATTTCGGATGAACTGTACAGAATTGATGATGCCATGCGTGCGGGATTTGGATGGGAGCTGGGGCCTTTTGAGGTTTGGGATGCTGTAGGTGTTGCCGAGGCCATTGAAGGCATGAAAAAGTATGGACACGAGGCTGCGGCCTGGGTGCATGAAATGCTGGCGGCCGGAAATACATCGTTTTACAGGATAGAAGATGGGGTTCGCAAATATTATGATATCCCGACTAAAAGCTATAAAGCGGTGCCGGGTGCAGAGGCTTTTATCATTCTGGATAACTTAAGGGCCAGCAAGGTGCTCTGGAAAAATTCGGGGGCCTCTATTATTGACCTGGGTGACGGGATCATCAATGTGGAATTCCACTCTAAGATGAATACCATTGGCGGCGATACTTTGCAGGCCATAAATAAAGCCATTGATATGGCAGAAAAAGATTACAAAGGGCTGGTGATTGGCAATGACGGCGCCAATTTTTCGGCCGGCGCCAATGTAGGGATGATCTTTATGATGGCGGTAGAGCAGGAATGGGAAGAGCTGAACATGGCCATCCGCTTATTCCAGAATACCTCTATGCGCATCAGGTATTCTTCTATTCCGGTAGTGGTAGCCCCGCACAATTTAACTTTGGGCGGGGGTTGCGAGTTTAGTTTGCATGCCGACCATGTACAGCTCAATGCTGAAACGTATATGGGCCTGGTTGAGTTTGGTGTAGGGGTAATTCCCGGCGGGGGTGGTACTAAAGAGTTCGCTTTGCGTGCATCTGATGAATATAAGGATGATCAGATTGTTCAGAATGTGCTTAAGGACAGGTTTTTAACTATAGGTATGGCTAAGGTGTCTACATCGGCTGTTGAGGCTTTTGAGTTGGGTTATCTTCAAAAAGGCAAGTATGCTATTTCCATGAACAGGAGCAGGTTAATTGCTGATGCTAAAGCCAAGGCAATTGAACTTGCAGATGCGGGTTATACGCAGCCGGTTAGACGGAAAGATATTAAAGTGTTGGGTAAGCAGGGTTTAGGTATTGTGTATGCCGGTGCCAATACCATGTACTCTGGTCATTATATTTCTGAACATGATAAAAAGATTTCAGAGAAACTGGGCTGGGTGATGTGTGGAGGTGACCTTTCTTCGCCAACAGAGGTAACGGAACAGTATTTACTGGATTTGGAAAGAGAAGTGTTTTTATCACTTTGTGGGGAAAGAAAAACGCTGGAGCGCATCCAGAGTATTGTAACTAAAGGCAAACCGTTAAGGAATTAA